The Mugil cephalus isolate CIBA_MC_2020 chromosome 11, CIBA_Mcephalus_1.1, whole genome shotgun sequence genome includes a window with the following:
- the chd4b gene encoding chromodomain-helicase-DNA-binding protein 4 isoform X1: MSCSEDDREDFVAAEEHSLIHDEDEPEDAVSDVDEVPKAKKKKKAKKSSRESRSSKRQRPIREELPVSSPEHLIGVEAGERDADEGALRSESEGSDYAPGRKKKKRSSSAKEKKKGGAAVEKGGSSSSKSKRKDPEPEDDDDDDDDCQPKSSTQLLEAWGMKDIDHVFTQEDYSSLTNYKAFSQFVRPLIAAKNPKIAVSKMMTLMMAKWREFSTNNPLKGCATANAALAAANVAAAVENMVVAGTDGGPETGATSLPAPVATPAAAPTPAPPAAPAPPLRKAKTKEGKGPNARKKSKSSSKPPPKPKPKKVAPLKIKLGGLNSKRKRSSSDEDEPDVDSDFDDGSFSVSDGSIRSSRPKKKPKSAKKKKKVETEDGDGYETDHQDYCEVCQQGGEIILCDTCPRAYHMVCLDPDMEKAPEGKWSCPHCEKEGIQWEARDDLSEAEGEDDDDRRDEGMEEEDDHHIEFCRVCKDGGELLCCDTCPSSYHIHCLNPPLPEIPNGEWICPRCKCPPMKGKVQKVLTWRWGEPPAPTPVPRPADLPADAPDPPPMAGRREREFFVKWCNMSYWHCSWVLELQLELNCQVMFRNYQRKTDMDEPPPVDFGGEGDEVKSTKRKNKDPLFVHMEEEFYRYGVKMEWLMIHRILNHSVDKKNNVHYLIKWRDLPYDQSTWESEDMDIPEFDTYKQTYWNHRELMMGEEGRPGKKLKKAVKVKKAERPPANPVVDPTIKFDRQPDYLDSTGGTLHPYQLEGLNWLRFSWAQATDTILADEMGLGKTVQTAVFLYSLYKEGHSKGPFLVSAPLSTIINWEREFEMWAPDMYVVTYVGDKDSRAVIRENEFSFEGNAIRGGKKASKMKKDSTVKFHVLLTSYELITIDQAVLGSIEWACLVVDEAHRLKNNQSKFFRVLNNYPLQHKLLLTGTPLQNNLEELFHLLNFLTPVRFNNLEGFLEEFADIAKEDQIKKLHDMLGPHMLRRLKADVFKHMPSKTELIVRVELSPMQKKYYKFILTRNFEALNTRGGGNQVSLLNVVMDLKKCCNHPYLFPAAATEAPKLPNGMYEGMSLTKASGKLMLLQKMMRKLKEGGHRVLVFSQMTKMLDLLEDFLENEGYKYERIDGGVTGNLRQEAIDRFNAPGAQQFAFLLSTRAGGLGINLASADTVIIYDSDWNPHNDIQAFSRAHRIGQNRKVMIYRFVTKASVEERITQVAKKKMMLTHLVVRPGLGSKTGSMSKQELDDILKFGTEELFKDEIGEGDNKEDDSSVIHYDDHAIDRLLDRNQDATDDTELQSMNEYLSSFKVAQYVVKDEDDEEEEVEREVIKQEESVDPDYWEKLLRHHYEQQQEDLARNLGKGKRTRKPVNYNDGSQEDRGIRQDWQEDQSDNQSDYSVASEEGDEDFDERTEANARRPNRKGLRNDRDKPLPPLLARVGGNIEVLGFNARQRKAFLNAVMRYGMPPQDAFTNQWLVRDLRGKSEKEFKAYVSLFMRHLCEPGADGAETFADGVPREGLSRQHVLTRIGVMSLIRKKVQEFEHVNGQWSMPWMAELEENKRAAALAAGEDPKTPSSGTPADTQPNTPVPEDLSKSEDKEDMKKEGEDSKAVKKADDPEIIEIPDESEKSPALEKEEEVDAAADKDQKEKETNGDERMEKEREDVGKEKDEKSSVASQKDADVKGEGSEGKMETEDSKAEEVKDEKMDTTSATDEKREQKEEKDGVKTDESGKLQNGENTKEGGTAVPVVNVSEEKKKATKQRFMFNIADGGFTELHSLWQNEERAATVTKKTFEIWHRRHDYWLLAGIIQHGYARWQDVQNDVRFAILNEPFKGEMSRGNFLEIKNKFLARRFKLLEQALVIEEQLRRAAYLNMTEDPAHPSMALNTRFSEVECLAESHQHLSKESMSGNKPANAVLHKVLKQLEELLSDMKADVTRLPATIARIPPVAVRLQMSERNILSRLASRGPEVAAQNQSQTSQQMQVPR; the protein is encoded by the exons GAGACCTATCCGGGAG GAGTTGCCAGTGAGCTCCCCAGAGCACCTGATCGGAGTGGAAGCAGGTGAGAGGGATGCAGATGAGGGAGCTCTGCGGTCAGAGAGTGAAGGAAGCGATTATGCCCctggaaggaaaaagaagaaacgctCCAGCTCtgccaaagagaagaagaaaggaggcgCCGCAGTGGAGAAGGGAGGCTCGTCCAGCTCCAAGAGCAAACGTAAAGATCCAGAACCAGAagacgatgacgacgacgatgatgattgCCAG CCCAAAAGCTCCACCCAGCTGCTGGAGGCCTGGGGCATGAAAGACATTGATCATGTTTTTACTCAGGAAGACTACAGCTCCCTCACCAACTACAAGGCCTTCAGTCAGTTTGTCAG GCCATTAATTGCAGCTAAGAACCCCAAAATTGCTGTGTCCAAGATGATGACCTTAATGATGGCAAAGTGGCGAGAATTCAGCACAAACAACCCACTGAAG GGTTGTGCCACAGCTAACGCTGCCTTGGCAGCTGCCAACGTGGCTGCAGCTGTGGAGAACATGGTGGTTGCAGGGACAGATGGAGGGCCAGAGACTGGTGCTACTTCTTTGCCCGCACCTGTCGCGACTCCTGCTGCCGCGCCAACACCTGCACCTCCAGCAGCCCCAGCACCCCCACTCCGCAAGGCCAAGACTAAAGAAGGAAAAG GTCCCAATGCTCGTAAGAAATCGAAGTCATCGTCTAAGCCTCCTCCGAAACCGAAACCCAAGAAGGTGGCTCCACTCAAGATCAAACTAGGAGGTCTCAATAGCAAGAGGAAGCGCTCCTCA AGTGATGAAGATGAACCTGATGTTGACAGTGACTTTGATGACGGCAGCTTCTCAGTGTCAGATGGCTCCATCCGCAGCAGCCGTCCTAAGAAGAAGCCTAAgagtgcaaagaaaaagaagaaag TGGAGACAGAAGATGGTGACGGCTATGAGACAGACCACCAGGACTACTGTGAGGTGTGCCAGCAGGGAGGAGAGATCATTTTATGTGACACCTGTCCAAGAGCTTATCACATGGTCTGTCTGGACCCTGACATGGAGAAGGCACCCGAGGGCAAGTGGAGCTGTCCACACTGT gagaaggaggggaTCCAGTGGGAGGCCAGGGATGATCTGTCTGAGGCCGAAGGGGAGGATGATGACGAcaggagggatgaagggatggaggaggaggacgaccaCCACATTGAGTTTTGCCGCGTGTGTAAGGATGGAGGAGAGCTGCTTTGCTGTGACACCTGCCCCTCCTCCTACCACATCCACTGCCTCAACCCGCCTCTCCCTGAGATCCCCAACGGAGAGTGGATCTGCCCCCGCTGCAAG TGTCCACCAATGAAGGGCAAAGTGCAAAAGGTATTAACATGGCGCTGGGGGGAGCCACCAGCTCCCACGCCTGTACCTCGGCCTGCTGACCTGCCTGCTGATGCTCCCGATCCCCCACCCATGGCGGGACGCAGAGAGAGGGAGTTCTTTGTCAAATGGTGCAATATGTCCTATTGGCACTGCTCCTGGGTGCTGGAGCTGCAG CTGGAGCTCAACTGCCAGGTGATGTTCCGCAACTACCAGAGGAAGACGGACATGGACGAACCGCCGCCTGTCGACTTCGGGGGTGAGGGTGATGAGGTCAAGAGCACCAAGAGGAAGAACAAGGATCCTCTCTTTGTCCACATGGAGGAGGAGTTTTACCGCTACGGAGTTAAGATGGAGTGGCTGATGATCCATCGCATTCTTAACCACAG tGTTGATAAAAAGAACAACGTACATTATCTGATCAAATGGAGAGATCTGCCATATGACCAGTCAACCTGGGAGAGTGAAGACATGGACATTCCTGAGTTTGATACCTACAAACAAACATACTGGAATCACAG AGAGCTGATGATGGGTGAGGAGGGCCGACCCGGCAAGAAGCTAAAGAAGGCAGTCAAAGTCAAGAAGGCAGAGCGACCACCTGCTAATCCAGTGGTAGAT CCCACCATCAAGTTTGATCGGCAGCCTGACTACCTGGACAGTACGGGAGGAACCCTACATCCCTACCAGCTGGAAGGCTTGAACTGGCTGAGATTTTCTTGGGCTCAGGCCACCGACACCATCTTGGCAGATGAGATGGGTTTGGGCAAGACTGTTCAGACAGCTGTCTTCCTCTACTCATTGTACAAGGAG GGTCACTCCAAAGGTCCCTTCCTGGTCAGCGCTCCTCTGTCAACCATCATTAACTGGGAGAGAGAGTTTGAAATGTGGGCCCCGGACATGTACGTGGTGACCTACGTAGGGGACAAAGACAGCAGGGCTGTTATCAGAGAGAACGAGTTCTCCTTTGAGGGAAATGCCAttagaggaggaaagaaggccTCCAAGATGAAG AAAGACTCCACGGTTAAGTTCCACGTTCTTCTGACGTCCTATGAGTTAATCACCATCGACCAGGCTGTGCTGGGCTCCATTGAATGGGCCTGTCTGGTTGTTGACGAGGCACATAGACTGAAGAACAACCAGTCCAAG TTCTTCCGAGTGTTAAACAACTACCCGCTGcaacacaagctgctgctgaccGGCACCCCTCTTCAGAACAACCTGGAGGAGCTCTTCCACTTGCTCAACTTTTTGACCCCAGTGAGATTCAA CAACCTGGAAGGGTTTCTGGAGGAGTTTGCGGACATCGCCAAAGAGGACCAGATCAAGAAGCTCCATGACATGCTGGGACCACACATGCTCAGGCGGCTGAAAGCTGATGTCTTTAAGCACATGCCTTCAAAGACTGAGCTCATTGTTCGCGTGGAGCTGAGTCCCATGCAGAA GAAATACTACAAGTTTATTCTAACACGTAACTTTGAGGCCCTGAACACACGGGGAGGTGGAAACCAAGTCTCTCTGCTCAATGTTGTGATGGACCTCAAAAAGTGCTGCAATCACCCCTACCTCTTCCCAGCAGCTGCCACT GAGGCACCAAAACTTCCAAATGGGATGTATGAAGGCATGTCCCTGACCAAGGCTTCAGGGAAGCTGATGCTGCTCCAGAAGATGATGAGAAAGCTGAAAGAAGGAGGCCACAGGGTTCTGGTTTTCTCCCAGATGACCAAAATGCTCGATCTACTTGAGGACTTCCTGGAGAACGAGGGATATAAATATGAGAGAATTGATGGAGGAGTTACTGGCAACTTGAGACAAGAGGCCATTGATCGCTTTAATG CTCCTGGTGCTCAGCAGTTTGCTTTCCTGCTTTCTACCAGAGCCGGTGGTTTGGGCATTAATCTTGCCTCTGCTGATACTGTGATTATCTATGACTCAGACTGGAACCCCCACAATGATATCCAG GCGTTCAGCAGAGCTCATCGCATCGGTCAGAACAGGAAAGTGATGATTTATCGCTTTGTTACCAAAGCTTCTGTGGAGGAGAGGATCACTCAG GtggcaaagaagaagatgatgctCACTCACCTGGTTGTGCGCCCCGGCCTCGGCTCTAAGACCGGGTCCATGTCCAAGCAGGAGCTTGACGACATCCTCAAGTTTGGAACCGAAGAACTGTTCAAGGATGAAATCGGAGAGG GAGACAACAAGGAGGATGACAGCAGTGTGATCCACTACGACGACCATGCAATTGACCGGTTACTAGACAGGAACCAGGATGCCACAGATGACACTGAGCTCCAGAGCATGAATGAATACCTCAGTTCGTTCAAAGTGGCCCAGTATGTGGTCAAAGATGAAGACGATGAG gaggaggaggtggaaagaGAGGTGATCAAGCAGGAGGAGAGTGTTGATCCCGACTACTGGGAGAAGCTGCTTCGGCATCACTACGAGCAGCAGCAAGAGGATCTCGCCCGCAATTTGGGCAAAGGCAAACGAACTAGAAAGCCGGTCAACTACAATGACGGCTCCCAGGAGGACCGAGGTATTAGACAGG actggCAGGAGGATCAGTCAGACAACCAGTCCGACTACTCGGTGGCTTCAGAGGAGGGTGACGAGGACTTTGATGAACGGACTGAAG CTAATGCCCGCAGACCAAACCGCAAAGGGCTGAGGAACGACAGGGACAAACCTCTCCCTCCACTGTTGGCCAGAGTCGGCGGGAACATCGAG GTGTTGGGCTTCAATGCGAGACAGAGGAAGGCTTTCCTGAATGCAGTGATGCGTTATGGGATGCCTCCCCAGGATGCATTTACCAACCAGTGGCTGGTCAGAGACCTACGAGGAAAGTCTGAGAAAGAATTCAA GGCCTATGTGTCTTTGTTCATGCGTCATCTTTGTGAGCCGGGTGCAGATGGAGCTGAGACTTTTGCAGATGGCGTCCCACGTGAGGGCCTGTCGAGGCAACATGTGCTTACTCGCATCGGTGTAATGTCACTTATAAGGAAGAAG GTGCAGGAGTTTGAACATGTGAATGGTCAGTGGTCGATGCCCTGGAtggcagagctggaggagaacaaaAGGGCTGCAGCCTTGGCTGCAGGTGAAGACCCAAAGACTCCTTCGTCTGGGAcgcctgcagacacacagcccAACACTCCTGTtccag AGGATTTGTCTAAATCAGAGGACAAAGAAGACATGAAGAAAGAGGGCGAGGATAGCAAAGCAGTTAAGAAGGCAGATGATCCAGAG ATCATTGAAATCCCAGACGAGTCTGAAAAATCCCCCGCTcttgaaaaagaagaagaagtagacgCTGCTGCAGACAAGGatcagaaagagaaggagacaaACGGAGACGAaaggatggagaaggagagggaagacGTGGGcaaagagaaagatgagaaGTCTTCAGTTGCATCACAGAAGGACGCTGACGTTAAGGGTGAAGGTTCAGAAGGcaagatggagacagaggatAGTAAAG CCGAGGAAGTCAAAGATGAGAAGATGGACACTACTTCAGCTACAGATGAGAAAAGAG agcaaaaggaggagaaggacggcGTGAAAACAGACGAGTCTGGTAAACTGCAGAATGGAGAGAACACCAAAGAAGGAGGAACAGCTGTGCCGGTGGTTAACGTCagcgaggagaagaagaaagccaCCAAGCAGAGGTTCATGTTCAACATTGCTGACGGAGGATTCACAG AGCTACACTCTCTGTGGCAGAATGAAGAGAGGGCAGCCACCGTCACCAAGAAGACCTTTGAGATTTGGCACCGTCGCCATGACTACTGGCTGTTGGCTGGCATCATACA ACACGGCTACGCTCGATGGCAGGATGTGCAGAACGATGTGAGGTTTGCCATCCTCAATGAGCCCTTCAAAGGGGAGATGAGCAGAGGGAACTTCCTGGAGATCAAGAACAAGTTTCTGGCCCGCAGGTTCAAG TTACTGGAGCAGGCACTGGTGATAGAGGAGCAGCTGCGCAGGGCGGCCTACCTGAACATGACAGAGGACCCGGCCCACCCTTCCATGGCCCTCAACACTCGCTTCAGTGAAGTGGAGTGTCTCGCTGAGTCCCACCAGCACCTCAGCAAGGAGTCCATGTCTGGAAACAAGCCTGCCAATGCAGTGCTGCATAAAG TCCTCAAACAGCTCGAGGAACTGCTTAGCGACATGAAGGCTGACGTCACTCGTCTCCCGGCAACCATCGCCAGGATACCCCCCGTGGCCGTGCGGCTGCAAATGTCTGAGAGAAACATCCTCAGCCGACTGGCCAGCCGGGGCCCCGAGGTCGCCGCTCAGAACCAGTCACAGACCTCACAGCAGATGCAGGTGCCGCGCTGa